One window from the genome of Diospyros lotus cultivar Yz01 chromosome 11, ASM1463336v1, whole genome shotgun sequence encodes:
- the LOC127812919 gene encoding uncharacterized protein LOC127812919 isoform X10 yields the protein MEMHEATTAAAGAVSGEAMEGISERLSKLENLYFPRAVQASASTPSLRKSLLLDLLSRDVPLFLERYGPQLTTDELEQFHALKEDDYEINWHLSHLRSLISPTMEDVKSRSVKIKNRRRAYMDKLMKEGQYFSEDAMREREPYLHHEYVGKFQDPSERSMARPGERWSETLMRRSEEAFLVEKIRGEQQRLGVARSDWVGNDREQPEEAEEEEEEEEEEEEEEEEEEEEEEVEGEQNEDTVAAHGTLHPSEAHKQKYLL from the coding sequence atggagatgcATGAGGCAACGACGGCGGCAGCGGGAGCTGTGAGCGGGGAAGCCATGGAAGGCATATCGGAGAGACTGTCAAAGCTCGAAAACCTCTACTTCCCTCGCGCCGTTCAAGCCTCCGCCTCCACTCCTTCCCTGCGTAAATCCCTCCTCCTCGACCTCCTCTCCCGCGACGTCCCTCTCTTCCTCGAACGCTACGGCCCGCAATTGACCACCGACGAGCTCGAACAATTCCACGCTTTGAAAGAAGACGATTACGAAATCAACTGGCATTTGAGTCATCTCCGGAGCTTAATCAGCCCGACGATGGAGGATGTCAAGAGTAGGTCTGTCAAAATCAAGAACCGGAGACGGGCCTACATGGACAAGTTGATGAAAGAGGGGCAGTACTTCTCGGAGGACGCgatgagggagagagagccTTACTTGCACCACGAGTATGTTGGCAAGTTTCAGGATCCTAGCGAGAGGAGCATGGCCCGGCCCGGCGAGCGTTGGTCGGAGACGCTGATGCGGCGGTCGGAGGAGGCCTTTTTGGTGGAGAAGATCAGGGGGGAGCAACAGAGGTTGGGCGTGGCTCGTAGTGATTGGGTTGGGAATGACAGAGAGCAGCcagaagaagcagaggaggaggaggaggaggaggaggaggaggaggaggaagaagaagaggaggaggaggaggaggaagtaGAAGGAGAACAAAATGAAGACACTGTAGCAGCCCATGGGACCTTGCATCCTTCTGAG
- the LOC127812919 gene encoding uncharacterized protein LOC127812919 isoform X7: protein MEMHEATTAAAGAVSGEAMEGISERLSKLENLYFPRAVQASASTPSLRKSLLLDLLSRDVPLFLERYGPQLTTDELEQFHALKEDDYEINWHLSHLRSLISPTMEDVKSRSVKIKNRRRAYMDKLMKEGQYFSEDAMREREPYLHHEYVGKFQDPSERSMARPGERWSETLMRRSEEAFLVEKIRGEQQRLGVARSDWVGNDREQPEEAEEEEEEEEEEEEEEEEEEEEEEVEGEQNEDTVAAHGTLHPSEDQISGMTIGSAKACSGLYIL from the coding sequence atggagatgcATGAGGCAACGACGGCGGCAGCGGGAGCTGTGAGCGGGGAAGCCATGGAAGGCATATCGGAGAGACTGTCAAAGCTCGAAAACCTCTACTTCCCTCGCGCCGTTCAAGCCTCCGCCTCCACTCCTTCCCTGCGTAAATCCCTCCTCCTCGACCTCCTCTCCCGCGACGTCCCTCTCTTCCTCGAACGCTACGGCCCGCAATTGACCACCGACGAGCTCGAACAATTCCACGCTTTGAAAGAAGACGATTACGAAATCAACTGGCATTTGAGTCATCTCCGGAGCTTAATCAGCCCGACGATGGAGGATGTCAAGAGTAGGTCTGTCAAAATCAAGAACCGGAGACGGGCCTACATGGACAAGTTGATGAAAGAGGGGCAGTACTTCTCGGAGGACGCgatgagggagagagagccTTACTTGCACCACGAGTATGTTGGCAAGTTTCAGGATCCTAGCGAGAGGAGCATGGCCCGGCCCGGCGAGCGTTGGTCGGAGACGCTGATGCGGCGGTCGGAGGAGGCCTTTTTGGTGGAGAAGATCAGGGGGGAGCAACAGAGGTTGGGCGTGGCTCGTAGTGATTGGGTTGGGAATGACAGAGAGCAGCcagaagaagcagaggaggaggaggaggaggaggaggaggaggaggaggaagaagaagaggaggaggaggaggaggaagtaGAAGGAGAACAAAATGAAGACACTGTAGCAGCCCATGGGACCTTGCATCCTTCTGAG
- the LOC127812919 gene encoding uncharacterized protein LOC127812919 isoform X11, with the protein MEMHEATTAAAGAVSGEAMEGISERLSKLENLYFPRAVQASASTPSLRKSLLLDLLSRDVPLFLERYGPQLTTDELEQFHALKEDDYEINWHLSHLRSLISPTMEDVKSRSVKIKNRRRAYMDKLMKEGQYFSEDAMREREPYLHHEYVGKFQDPSERSMARPGERWSETLMRRSEEAFLVEKIRGEQQRLGVARSDWVGNDREQPEEAEEEEEEEEEEEEEEEEEEEEEEVEGEQNEDTVAAHGTLHPSEGLRII; encoded by the coding sequence atggagatgcATGAGGCAACGACGGCGGCAGCGGGAGCTGTGAGCGGGGAAGCCATGGAAGGCATATCGGAGAGACTGTCAAAGCTCGAAAACCTCTACTTCCCTCGCGCCGTTCAAGCCTCCGCCTCCACTCCTTCCCTGCGTAAATCCCTCCTCCTCGACCTCCTCTCCCGCGACGTCCCTCTCTTCCTCGAACGCTACGGCCCGCAATTGACCACCGACGAGCTCGAACAATTCCACGCTTTGAAAGAAGACGATTACGAAATCAACTGGCATTTGAGTCATCTCCGGAGCTTAATCAGCCCGACGATGGAGGATGTCAAGAGTAGGTCTGTCAAAATCAAGAACCGGAGACGGGCCTACATGGACAAGTTGATGAAAGAGGGGCAGTACTTCTCGGAGGACGCgatgagggagagagagccTTACTTGCACCACGAGTATGTTGGCAAGTTTCAGGATCCTAGCGAGAGGAGCATGGCCCGGCCCGGCGAGCGTTGGTCGGAGACGCTGATGCGGCGGTCGGAGGAGGCCTTTTTGGTGGAGAAGATCAGGGGGGAGCAACAGAGGTTGGGCGTGGCTCGTAGTGATTGGGTTGGGAATGACAGAGAGCAGCcagaagaagcagaggaggaggaggaggaggaggaggaggaggaggaggaagaagaagaggaggaggaggaggaggaagtaGAAGGAGAACAAAATGAAGACACTGTAGCAGCCCATGGGACCTTGCATCCTTCTGAG
- the LOC127812919 gene encoding uncharacterized protein LOC127812919 isoform X6 yields the protein MEMHEATTAAAGAVSGEAMEGISERLSKLENLYFPRAVQASASTPSLRKSLLLDLLSRDVPLFLERYGPQLTTDELEQFHALKEDDYEINWHLSHLRSLISPTMEDVKSRSVKIKNRRRAYMDKLMKEGQYFSEDAMREREPYLHHEYVGKFQDPSERSMARPGERWSETLMRRSEEAFLVEKIRGEQQRLGVARSDWVGNDREQPEEAEEEEEEEEEEEEEEEEEEEEEEVEGEQNEDTVAAHGTLHPSEVKPVQEDPILQALGKANCTQPYP from the coding sequence atggagatgcATGAGGCAACGACGGCGGCAGCGGGAGCTGTGAGCGGGGAAGCCATGGAAGGCATATCGGAGAGACTGTCAAAGCTCGAAAACCTCTACTTCCCTCGCGCCGTTCAAGCCTCCGCCTCCACTCCTTCCCTGCGTAAATCCCTCCTCCTCGACCTCCTCTCCCGCGACGTCCCTCTCTTCCTCGAACGCTACGGCCCGCAATTGACCACCGACGAGCTCGAACAATTCCACGCTTTGAAAGAAGACGATTACGAAATCAACTGGCATTTGAGTCATCTCCGGAGCTTAATCAGCCCGACGATGGAGGATGTCAAGAGTAGGTCTGTCAAAATCAAGAACCGGAGACGGGCCTACATGGACAAGTTGATGAAAGAGGGGCAGTACTTCTCGGAGGACGCgatgagggagagagagccTTACTTGCACCACGAGTATGTTGGCAAGTTTCAGGATCCTAGCGAGAGGAGCATGGCCCGGCCCGGCGAGCGTTGGTCGGAGACGCTGATGCGGCGGTCGGAGGAGGCCTTTTTGGTGGAGAAGATCAGGGGGGAGCAACAGAGGTTGGGCGTGGCTCGTAGTGATTGGGTTGGGAATGACAGAGAGCAGCcagaagaagcagaggaggaggaggaggaggaggaggaggaggaggaggaagaagaagaggaggaggaggaggaggaagtaGAAGGAGAACAAAATGAAGACACTGTAGCAGCCCATGGGACCTTGCATCCTTCTGAG
- the LOC127812919 gene encoding uncharacterized protein LOC127812919 isoform X8 produces the protein MEMHEATTAAAGAVSGEAMEGISERLSKLENLYFPRAVQASASTPSLRKSLLLDLLSRDVPLFLERYGPQLTTDELEQFHALKEDDYEINWHLSHLRSLISPTMEDVKSRSVKIKNRRRAYMDKLMKEGQYFSEDAMREREPYLHHEYVGKFQDPSERSMARPGERWSETLMRRSEEAFLVEKIRGEQQRLGVARSDWVGNDREQPEEAEEEEEEEEEEEEEEEEEEEEEEVEGEQNEDTVAAHGTLHPSEVKPVQEDPILQALGKANCDT, from the coding sequence atggagatgcATGAGGCAACGACGGCGGCAGCGGGAGCTGTGAGCGGGGAAGCCATGGAAGGCATATCGGAGAGACTGTCAAAGCTCGAAAACCTCTACTTCCCTCGCGCCGTTCAAGCCTCCGCCTCCACTCCTTCCCTGCGTAAATCCCTCCTCCTCGACCTCCTCTCCCGCGACGTCCCTCTCTTCCTCGAACGCTACGGCCCGCAATTGACCACCGACGAGCTCGAACAATTCCACGCTTTGAAAGAAGACGATTACGAAATCAACTGGCATTTGAGTCATCTCCGGAGCTTAATCAGCCCGACGATGGAGGATGTCAAGAGTAGGTCTGTCAAAATCAAGAACCGGAGACGGGCCTACATGGACAAGTTGATGAAAGAGGGGCAGTACTTCTCGGAGGACGCgatgagggagagagagccTTACTTGCACCACGAGTATGTTGGCAAGTTTCAGGATCCTAGCGAGAGGAGCATGGCCCGGCCCGGCGAGCGTTGGTCGGAGACGCTGATGCGGCGGTCGGAGGAGGCCTTTTTGGTGGAGAAGATCAGGGGGGAGCAACAGAGGTTGGGCGTGGCTCGTAGTGATTGGGTTGGGAATGACAGAGAGCAGCcagaagaagcagaggaggaggaggaggaggaggaggaggaggaggaggaagaagaagaggaggaggaggaggaggaagtaGAAGGAGAACAAAATGAAGACACTGTAGCAGCCCATGGGACCTTGCATCCTTCTGAG
- the LOC127812919 gene encoding uncharacterized protein LOC127812919 isoform X9 — protein MEMHEATTAAAGAVSGEAMEGISERLSKLENLYFPRAVQASASTPSLRKSLLLDLLSRDVPLFLERYGPQLTTDELEQFHALKEDDYEINWHLSHLRSLISPTMEDVKSRSVKIKNRRRAYMDKLMKEGQYFSEDAMREREPYLHHEYVGKFQDPSERSMARPGERWSETLMRRSEEAFLVEKIRGEQQRLGVARSDWVGNDREQPEEAEEEEEEEEEEEEEEEEEEEEEEVEGEQNEDTVAAHGTLHPSERRFIFLLIIKP, from the coding sequence atggagatgcATGAGGCAACGACGGCGGCAGCGGGAGCTGTGAGCGGGGAAGCCATGGAAGGCATATCGGAGAGACTGTCAAAGCTCGAAAACCTCTACTTCCCTCGCGCCGTTCAAGCCTCCGCCTCCACTCCTTCCCTGCGTAAATCCCTCCTCCTCGACCTCCTCTCCCGCGACGTCCCTCTCTTCCTCGAACGCTACGGCCCGCAATTGACCACCGACGAGCTCGAACAATTCCACGCTTTGAAAGAAGACGATTACGAAATCAACTGGCATTTGAGTCATCTCCGGAGCTTAATCAGCCCGACGATGGAGGATGTCAAGAGTAGGTCTGTCAAAATCAAGAACCGGAGACGGGCCTACATGGACAAGTTGATGAAAGAGGGGCAGTACTTCTCGGAGGACGCgatgagggagagagagccTTACTTGCACCACGAGTATGTTGGCAAGTTTCAGGATCCTAGCGAGAGGAGCATGGCCCGGCCCGGCGAGCGTTGGTCGGAGACGCTGATGCGGCGGTCGGAGGAGGCCTTTTTGGTGGAGAAGATCAGGGGGGAGCAACAGAGGTTGGGCGTGGCTCGTAGTGATTGGGTTGGGAATGACAGAGAGCAGCcagaagaagcagaggaggaggaggaggaggaggaggaggaggaggaggaagaagaagaggaggaggaggaggaggaagtaGAAGGAGAACAAAATGAAGACACTGTAGCAGCCCATGGGACCTTGCATCCTTCTGAG